From a region of the Spelaeicoccus albus genome:
- a CDS encoding MFS transporter, whose product MSSRPTGFSRHIPRAHPLSWVMLIVTTLAVLMIAIDRMLLPTVMPAILDDFHLTTTQGGILIGLSYAGTVVGGLLLGMFGDAFGKGPGRAWGWLVAVFVASISAVITAFTSSLAALRVLRVTMGIGTGGMEPVNVTMVGEWWQREDRGFAVGAHHTGFPFGQFLGPVLIGAVIAAASWREVFLFLPLIAIPIAVLQIILARPKNLERVNRWIRAHDMTPSVETVRREKLHVGERVRGMFRSAAEALKTRNVFLAVILNFIFLFTETSIISFLTLQLTRDVGVPLSTAAIIAGASGITGWIGQIVWGAASDHTGRKSSLKILTVGMAITIAAMVFIHSVALAWIILLCWGLVRNSPYPVMYASIIDAVPEGASSGLGLMIGVGLGASGVVAGPIAGMIVGNLGFVWHYLFLAALCLLALIPISFITDPTKDKKMQEAYR is encoded by the coding sequence ATGTCATCGCGCCCGACCGGGTTTTCCCGGCATATCCCCCGCGCCCACCCGCTGTCGTGGGTGATGTTGATCGTCACCACGCTTGCCGTCTTGATGATCGCCATTGACCGGATGCTGCTGCCGACGGTCATGCCGGCCATCCTCGACGATTTTCATCTCACCACCACGCAAGGCGGAATCCTGATCGGCCTCAGCTATGCGGGAACGGTTGTCGGCGGACTGCTTCTTGGCATGTTCGGCGATGCGTTCGGCAAGGGCCCGGGCCGGGCATGGGGCTGGCTGGTGGCGGTGTTCGTCGCCTCGATTTCAGCGGTGATTACGGCATTCACGTCGTCGCTGGCCGCCCTGCGGGTGCTACGGGTGACGATGGGCATCGGCACCGGCGGCATGGAACCGGTGAACGTGACGATGGTCGGCGAATGGTGGCAACGCGAAGATCGCGGATTCGCCGTCGGAGCCCACCACACCGGTTTTCCGTTCGGCCAATTCCTGGGCCCGGTGCTGATCGGCGCCGTCATCGCGGCCGCCAGCTGGCGCGAAGTCTTCTTGTTCCTGCCGCTGATAGCGATCCCGATCGCCGTCCTGCAAATCATTTTGGCCCGGCCGAAGAATCTCGAACGAGTGAACCGGTGGATCCGCGCCCACGACATGACCCCGTCGGTTGAAACGGTACGCCGGGAAAAGCTGCATGTCGGCGAACGCGTCCGCGGCATGTTCCGGTCGGCGGCCGAGGCGCTGAAGACTCGTAATGTGTTCTTGGCGGTCATCCTCAACTTCATCTTCTTGTTCACCGAGACGTCGATCATTTCGTTCCTGACGTTGCAGCTGACGCGCGACGTCGGGGTGCCGCTGTCGACGGCGGCCATCATTGCCGGTGCCTCGGGCATCACCGGGTGGATTGGCCAGATCGTGTGGGGTGCAGCGTCCGATCACACCGGCCGGAAGTCGTCGCTAAAGATCCTCACGGTCGGCATGGCGATCACCATCGCGGCCATGGTGTTCATCCACTCGGTGGCGCTGGCGTGGATCATCCTGTTGTGCTGGGGCCTGGTGCGCAATTCGCCGTATCCGGTGATGTACGCGTCCATCATCGATGCAGTCCCGGAGGGCGCGTCGTCCGGCCTCGGCCTGATGATCGGCGTCGGGCTCGGCGCATCCGGCGTCGTCGCCGGCCCCATCGCCGGCATGATCGTGGGTAACCTGGGGTTCGTCTGGCACTACCTGTTTCTGGCGGCGTTGTGCCTGCTGGCTTTGATTCCGATCTCGTTCATCACCGACCCGACGAAGGACAAGAAGATGCAGGAAGCTTACCGTTGA
- a CDS encoding NAD(P)H-binding protein — translation MIVLTGATGQLGSQIVDQLLARIPADQVGVSVRDTAKAAELAKRGVRVRRGDYSEPDTLSYAFEGADQVFVVSSGATGSEAVAQHTNAIDAARAAGAARVVYTSHQAVSSDSLFPPMRDHAATERYFAEQHGAFTSLRNGFYAATVPWLIGNALESGTLSAPDDGPVSWTTHADLAEAAAIALADGGSADGELSGPTAPLTGPETLDLEAVAGILSDLTGRRISRVIVGDDEWKAGAIAHGMPDGAAEFTLGIFRAARRGEFAVTDPALERILGRPAASLASVLEKLVAGQ, via the coding sequence ATGATTGTTTTGACCGGAGCGACCGGGCAGCTCGGCTCACAGATCGTCGACCAATTGCTCGCTCGGATCCCTGCCGATCAGGTCGGCGTCAGTGTCCGCGATACGGCCAAGGCCGCCGAACTGGCGAAGCGAGGAGTACGGGTTCGCCGTGGCGACTATTCGGAACCCGACACGCTTTCCTATGCCTTTGAAGGCGCCGATCAGGTGTTCGTCGTGTCCTCGGGTGCTACCGGGTCCGAAGCCGTCGCCCAACACACGAATGCGATCGACGCGGCGCGGGCGGCGGGTGCGGCACGGGTCGTTTACACAAGTCATCAAGCCGTTTCGAGCGATTCGCTGTTCCCGCCCATGCGTGATCACGCCGCCACCGAGCGGTATTTCGCCGAACAACACGGCGCGTTCACGTCGCTTCGTAATGGCTTCTACGCTGCTACGGTGCCATGGCTCATCGGCAACGCATTGGAGAGCGGCACCCTGAGTGCTCCGGATGACGGTCCGGTTTCGTGGACCACTCACGCGGACCTGGCCGAAGCGGCCGCCATCGCACTGGCTGACGGCGGCTCGGCTGACGGCGAGCTGAGTGGCCCGACGGCGCCGCTGACCGGGCCGGAAACCCTCGACCTGGAGGCCGTCGCCGGCATCCTGTCGGATCTCACCGGGCGGCGGATCTCCCGAGTGATCGTGGGCGACGATGAATGGAAGGCCGGTGCAATCGCGCACGGAATGCCGGACGGGGCGGCGGAGTTCACGCTCGGGATCTTCCGTGCGGCGCGCCGCGGTGAGTTTGCCGTGACCGACCCCGCCCTCGAACGGATCCTCGGCCGGCCGGCCGCGTCGCTGGCCTCGGTGCTCGAAAAACTGGTTGCCGGGCAGTAA
- a CDS encoding TetR/AcrR family transcriptional regulator translates to MSDPPRSDTRTTIVEVAARLLAEHGEAALTTRGVAHAAGVQAPAIYRLFGDKDGLLDAVAEHVMATYVASKSATAESESEVAGDPIAELRAGWNLHVEFGLANPTLFRLLNVPGWGRQSPATTSGIEILRSRVHRVASAGRLRVSEERAVNLIHAAGTGAVLALLAMPDSERDPGLADAMYDAVSHAMLTEARAFDTREKEARDEVQAATVTFRTLVPRLSKLSDSERTLMTEWLDRAVE, encoded by the coding sequence ATGAGCGATCCACCCCGAAGCGACACCCGGACAACTATCGTCGAGGTCGCTGCGCGGTTGCTTGCCGAGCACGGGGAGGCGGCGCTGACCACTCGCGGTGTCGCGCATGCGGCGGGAGTCCAGGCGCCGGCGATCTACCGGCTATTCGGTGACAAGGACGGCCTGCTGGACGCCGTGGCCGAGCACGTGATGGCCACGTACGTCGCGTCGAAGTCGGCGACTGCCGAGTCGGAATCCGAGGTCGCGGGCGACCCGATCGCAGAGCTTCGGGCCGGATGGAACTTGCACGTCGAATTTGGACTGGCGAACCCGACGCTCTTCAGGCTGCTCAACGTGCCCGGTTGGGGCAGGCAGTCACCCGCAACGACGTCCGGCATCGAGATCTTGCGTTCGCGGGTGCACCGAGTCGCGTCGGCCGGGCGGCTTCGAGTCAGTGAAGAGCGGGCCGTCAACCTCATTCACGCTGCCGGCACCGGCGCCGTCCTGGCGTTGTTGGCGATGCCGGACAGTGAGCGCGATCCCGGGCTGGCGGATGCCATGTATGACGCCGTGTCGCACGCTATGCTGACCGAGGCTCGCGCGTTCGATACAAGAGAAAAGGAAGCTCGGGACGAGGTGCAAGCAGCCACGGTCACGTTCCGGACGCTTGTGCCCCGGCTGTCCAAACTCAGCGATTCCGAGCGCACGCTCATGACCGAGTGGCTCGACAGGGCCGTCGAATGA
- a CDS encoding SRPBCC domain-containing protein, translated as MSIDGQSETADGTVENAGDGRSVISFSRRLHHPVESVWAALTQGDQLINWWGQAVLDVEVGGEFTMRWLNTDKNGDSVTMQTVITQLEPESLLETRGDPHGVLRWELRDEGGEVTGLAFSSTLELPDEYRAPTLAGWHYHLDALAGHLAGEPTDLVNLPNDRWNGLYELYGEKLA; from the coding sequence ATGTCAATCGATGGACAGAGTGAAACAGCGGACGGCACTGTTGAAAACGCCGGAGACGGCCGGAGTGTGATCAGCTTCTCAAGGCGCCTGCACCACCCGGTCGAATCCGTCTGGGCAGCGCTGACCCAGGGGGATCAGCTGATCAATTGGTGGGGTCAGGCCGTGCTGGATGTCGAAGTCGGCGGTGAATTCACCATGCGGTGGCTCAACACCGACAAGAATGGTGACTCGGTCACGATGCAAACGGTGATCACGCAGCTCGAGCCGGAGTCTCTGTTGGAAACCCGGGGCGATCCGCACGGCGTCCTGCGTTGGGAACTGCGCGATGAGGGCGGCGAGGTCACCGGCCTGGCGTTCAGCAGCACGCTGGAATTGCCGGACGAGTACCGGGCACCGACGCTTGCCGGCTGGCACTACCATCTCGATGCACTGGCCGGGCACCTTGCCGGCGAGCCCACCGATCTGGTCAACCTTCCCAACGATCGGTGGAACGGACTCTACGAACTGTACGGGGAAAAACTCGCCTGA
- a CDS encoding FAD-dependent monooxygenase — MKVLISGAGIAGATAAALLGRIGHRVTVVERDQGVRSSGNPVDVRGRAYDVARRLGLVSQLREASTHVRELAIVNSVGRRVAGLATQKTPGRELEVPRTDLCSILIDAARDDVDFRFDDVITGLESGTHGVDATFDRAPGESFDLVIGADGLHSNVRRMAYGPDRDYIRHLGMYIATVRMAGPPERSDAVLMYNEPGTAIALHPGTGNPVAALMFRSRARVDPRDKPAAASLLEQRYASGGWRTAEVLAAFRGADDTYFDAISRVRVPRWSRGRTTLLGDAASCVSLFGDGSSSAMSGAMTLAEALDDSPRDVTAALGRYERVQRVRADRGQRAATPASHVLIPASRTGITLRNAVLGVAGRR, encoded by the coding sequence ATGAAGGTGCTCATCTCGGGTGCGGGAATCGCCGGCGCGACGGCTGCCGCCCTGCTGGGCCGAATCGGCCATCGGGTGACAGTCGTCGAGCGCGATCAAGGCGTGCGCTCGAGCGGTAATCCAGTCGACGTGCGCGGCCGTGCGTACGACGTCGCCCGGCGCCTCGGACTCGTGTCGCAGTTGCGTGAGGCGAGCACGCACGTACGTGAACTCGCGATAGTGAATTCGGTCGGACGCCGGGTCGCCGGCTTGGCCACGCAAAAGACTCCGGGCCGCGAGTTGGAAGTGCCGCGGACCGATCTGTGCTCCATCCTGATCGATGCGGCGCGCGACGACGTCGACTTCCGATTCGACGATGTGATCACCGGCCTCGAGTCCGGCACCCACGGCGTCGACGCGACATTCGACCGTGCGCCCGGCGAGAGTTTTGACTTGGTGATCGGCGCAGACGGACTGCACTCGAACGTTCGGCGCATGGCCTACGGTCCGGATCGCGATTACATCCGCCACCTCGGCATGTATATCGCGACCGTGCGAATGGCCGGGCCTCCGGAACGAAGCGACGCGGTGCTGATGTACAACGAGCCGGGTACCGCCATCGCACTGCATCCGGGCACCGGCAATCCGGTTGCGGCCTTGATGTTTCGCTCGCGCGCGCGGGTTGATCCGCGCGACAAGCCTGCTGCGGCAAGTCTGCTGGAGCAGCGCTATGCGTCGGGCGGCTGGCGCACGGCCGAAGTTCTCGCCGCCTTTCGCGGCGCGGACGACACGTATTTCGACGCCATCAGCCGCGTTCGTGTTCCGCGGTGGTCGCGAGGCCGAACCACGCTGCTGGGCGACGCGGCGTCCTGCGTTTCGTTGTTCGGCGACGGATCCAGCTCGGCGATGAGCGGCGCTATGACCCTGGCCGAGGCACTCGACGATTCGCCGCGCGACGTCACAGCCGCATTGGGCCGGTATGAACGGGTCCAACGGGTCCGAGCCGACCGAGGGCAACGGGCGGCAACCCCGGCATCACACGTACTGATTCCCGCCTCGCGTACCGGAATCACGCTGCGCAACGCAGTACTCGGAGTTGCCGGCCGGCGATAG
- a CDS encoding DUF6176 family protein has translation MSDSVPYTPFRPVDPATFTGHPMPSTVPDGLRLELSRAKLLDGKEAQFDEWMQMLTERYDECLTTLPAERAVFEATFKHTEADGSVWMYHLSLMGENGSGLDTANPVDAAHDAYARRTKERGWEELMPAFMLTPEHIRSAMAQWGSTGAAAEVGR, from the coding sequence ATGAGCGATTCCGTACCGTATACCCCGTTCCGTCCGGTCGATCCGGCTACGTTCACCGGCCATCCGATGCCGTCCACGGTGCCGGACGGCCTGCGCCTCGAGCTCAGCCGGGCGAAACTCCTCGACGGCAAAGAAGCACAATTCGACGAGTGGATGCAGATGCTGACCGAGCGGTATGACGAATGCCTGACGACGCTGCCGGCCGAACGCGCCGTTTTCGAAGCCACGTTCAAACACACCGAAGCGGACGGATCCGTCTGGATGTACCACCTCAGCCTGATGGGCGAAAACGGTAGCGGGCTCGACACCGCCAACCCGGTCGATGCCGCGCACGACGCCTACGCCCGGCGGACGAAAGAGCGCGGCTGGGAAGAGTTGATGCCGGCATTCATGCTCACGCCCGAACATATTCGCAGCGCGATGGCTCAATGGGGTTCGACGGGAGCTGCAGCGGAGGTCGGCCGGTGA
- a CDS encoding SMP-30/gluconolactonase/LRE family protein, which produces MTGAGLIPEGAQLERVATGARWAEGPVWLPERRAVRFSDIHNNRILEYLVDTGLLEEYNRNAEYTNGRTLDRDGVVIECSHGLRAVCRDTGTDVEVLVDSWHGHSLNSPNDVVVKSDGTIWFTDPTYGISRPEEGHVGSPEYGDAFVFRVDPSTGDLSAVVTDVVMPNGLAFSPDESILYVADSSAATPDRAAKPLEGAGHSIHAYDIVGGRRAKNGREFAEISPGIPDGLRVDTNGNVWTSSADSVQIFTPDAAQIGSIPVPETVANLCFGESGRLFITATTSLYSIQTNARPA; this is translated from the coding sequence TTGACCGGCGCCGGCTTGATTCCGGAAGGCGCCCAACTCGAGCGGGTCGCGACCGGCGCGCGCTGGGCCGAGGGGCCGGTGTGGCTGCCGGAACGCCGAGCGGTGCGCTTCAGCGACATTCACAATAACCGGATCCTTGAATACCTGGTCGATACCGGACTGCTCGAGGAGTACAACCGGAACGCGGAGTATACGAACGGACGCACTCTCGACCGCGACGGCGTCGTGATCGAATGCTCGCACGGGCTGCGTGCCGTGTGCCGCGATACCGGAACCGATGTCGAGGTGTTGGTTGACAGCTGGCACGGCCACAGTCTGAATTCCCCGAACGACGTCGTGGTGAAATCCGACGGCACTATTTGGTTCACCGATCCGACGTACGGCATCTCACGTCCCGAGGAAGGGCACGTCGGCTCGCCGGAATACGGCGACGCGTTCGTTTTCCGGGTCGATCCGTCGACGGGTGACCTGTCGGCGGTCGTCACCGATGTTGTCATGCCCAACGGGTTGGCTTTTTCGCCGGACGAATCGATTTTGTACGTGGCCGATTCCTCCGCCGCTACTCCCGACCGGGCAGCGAAGCCGCTCGAGGGCGCGGGACATTCGATTCACGCGTACGACATCGTCGGCGGGCGGCGGGCCAAGAACGGCAGAGAGTTCGCCGAGATCTCCCCCGGCATCCCGGACGGACTCCGCGTGGACACCAACGGCAACGTTTGGACGTCGAGCGCCGACTCGGTGCAGATTTTCACGCCGGACGCCGCACAGATCGGCAGTATCCCGGTTCCGGAAACCGTGGCGAACCTTTGCTTCGGCGAATCCGGCCGTCTGTTCATCACGGCCACCACCAGCCTGTACTCGATTCAGACGAACGCGCGCCCAGCTTAA
- a CDS encoding FAD-dependent oxidoreductase: protein MTNDGSNPIDVAVVGAGPVGLLLAGELAARGVDVVVLERADSPSSTPKANGIVGHSAVELASRGVFNGTEFAVMSPPVFQFGPLALDLGSGNDNPLHILPVPQRRLEDLLETRAVRHGARIHRGHEVAGFTQDGAGVGIDACAGDGTTEIRVRFLVGCDGARSFVRKHADIGFPGFTGDEISRIARVRISADRMVRTDGGFEIAGVGEVAAMRMNRLAGGGLTIAPMDVLDRSAPDDLYLISTREPRGDAEPGDALSADELRASLRRVTGAEIPFTDATAIRSTVGNSRLADAYRRDRVFLAGDAAHVFNAGGSALNVGLEDAFDLAPRLAAAVRDVSLVGELDGYESVRRLAGERTLQHTRAQAALARDDEESRAVCEVVGGLTSEREVSRSLARLLESA, encoded by the coding sequence ATGACGAATGACGGCTCGAACCCGATCGACGTCGCAGTCGTCGGCGCCGGCCCCGTCGGGCTGCTGCTTGCCGGTGAGCTTGCCGCACGCGGCGTCGACGTCGTCGTCCTCGAGCGGGCGGACTCGCCGTCATCGACGCCGAAGGCGAACGGCATCGTCGGTCATTCGGCAGTCGAACTCGCCTCGCGCGGAGTCTTCAACGGCACGGAATTCGCAGTCATGTCGCCTCCCGTTTTTCAATTCGGCCCTCTCGCACTCGACCTCGGCAGCGGAAACGATAACCCGCTGCACATCCTTCCCGTGCCGCAGCGCCGTCTTGAGGACCTCCTCGAGACACGAGCCGTTCGGCACGGCGCCCGGATTCACCGCGGACACGAGGTCGCCGGCTTTACTCAGGACGGCGCCGGCGTCGGTATCGACGCGTGCGCAGGCGACGGCACCACCGAGATCCGCGTGCGCTTTCTGGTCGGGTGCGACGGCGCGCGCAGCTTTGTCCGCAAACACGCCGACATCGGCTTCCCGGGCTTCACCGGCGACGAGATCTCGCGGATCGCGCGCGTGCGGATTTCCGCCGATCGGATGGTGCGAACCGACGGCGGATTCGAGATTGCCGGCGTCGGCGAAGTCGCGGCAATGCGCATGAATCGGCTGGCCGGCGGCGGGCTCACGATTGCGCCCATGGACGTCCTCGACCGCAGTGCCCCCGACGACCTCTACCTGATCAGCACCCGCGAACCGCGCGGCGACGCCGAACCCGGCGACGCCCTGTCGGCCGACGAACTTCGTGCAAGCCTGCGGCGAGTGACCGGCGCCGAAATTCCGTTCACGGATGCCACGGCGATTCGAAGCACAGTCGGTAACAGCCGCCTGGCTGATGCCTATCGTCGCGACCGGGTCTTTTTGGCCGGCGACGCCGCGCACGTCTTCAATGCGGGCGGCTCCGCGTTGAACGTGGGCCTCGAAGACGCGTTCGACCTCGCCCCCAGGCTCGCTGCGGCCGTCCGGGACGTGTCGCTCGTCGGTGAACTCGACGGCTACGAATCCGTACGGCGACTGGCCGGTGAACGCACGCTGCAGCATACTCGGGCACAGGCCGCTCTTGCCCGCGACGACGAGGAAAGCCGTGCCGTTTGCGAGGTCGTGGGCGGGCTCACCTCTGAGCGGGAGGTCTCCCGGTCGCTCGCCCGGCTGCTCGAGAGCGCTTGA
- a CDS encoding GNAT family N-acetyltransferase, which yields MKLVDLTWPAYTERLAIRPIDAGDLDDLWAYRRLEPVNRWLSGRSVDRDDFAAKILTPEHLDKTLVVELDGVVIGDLQLDVVDAWAQAEVADQAKRTQGQLGWCFNPDHTGRGYATEAVRELIRIAFDELGLRRLEAECFAVNEPSWRLMERVGMRREAYTVGESLHRSGVWHDGMMYALLANERETATRH from the coding sequence GTGAAACTTGTCGACCTGACCTGGCCCGCCTACACCGAACGTCTCGCCATTCGCCCGATTGACGCCGGTGACCTCGACGATCTGTGGGCGTATCGACGTCTCGAGCCGGTCAACCGATGGTTATCCGGCCGGTCGGTGGATCGAGACGATTTCGCGGCTAAGATTCTTACGCCCGAACACCTCGACAAAACGCTGGTCGTTGAATTGGACGGCGTCGTGATCGGCGACCTCCAGCTCGATGTCGTCGATGCGTGGGCACAGGCTGAAGTTGCCGACCAAGCGAAACGCACGCAGGGGCAACTCGGGTGGTGTTTCAACCCGGATCACACCGGACGCGGTTATGCCACCGAGGCCGTGCGGGAACTCATCCGGATCGCCTTTGACGAACTCGGGCTGCGGCGTCTTGAGGCCGAATGTTTCGCGGTCAATGAGCCGTCCTGGCGATTGATGGAGCGGGTCGGCATGCGTCGCGAGGCCTACACGGTCGGTGAATCGCTGCACCGATCCGGTGTGTGGCACGACGGGATGATGTACGCCCTGTTGGCAAACGAGCGCGAGACAGCGACGCGGCATTAG
- a CDS encoding cysteine hydrolase family protein — translation MTTLEHRPNSALLVVDVQQMVVAEAHNRDAVVANIAALVDKARAAGTDVIWVQNNSDELPRGSDGWQLVPELSRLDSEPLVDKQYADAFEATDLEAVLAARAVGSLIVVGAETDQCIRSTLHGGFARGYDAVLVSDAHTTNDLSDFGAPPPEQVIAHTNLYWTYQEAPRKTGGTVATDEVSFAV, via the coding sequence ATGACAACGCTTGAACACCGGCCCAACTCCGCATTGCTCGTGGTCGACGTGCAACAAATGGTGGTTGCCGAAGCCCACAATCGAGATGCGGTGGTTGCCAATATCGCCGCTCTCGTCGACAAAGCGCGAGCTGCCGGAACCGACGTGATCTGGGTCCAAAACAACAGCGACGAACTCCCGCGCGGTAGCGACGGCTGGCAGCTCGTGCCCGAACTTTCCCGGCTCGACTCCGAGCCTCTCGTTGACAAACAGTACGCCGATGCGTTCGAGGCGACCGACCTCGAAGCCGTCCTCGCCGCGCGGGCGGTCGGAAGCTTGATCGTCGTTGGCGCGGAAACCGACCAGTGCATCCGGTCAACACTGCATGGCGGCTTCGCCCGCGGATACGACGCCGTGCTCGTCAGCGATGCTCACACCACGAACGACCTCAGCGACTTCGGCGCACCGCCGCCGGAACAAGTCATCGCGCACACCAACTTGTATTGGACGTATCAAGAGGCTCCCCGCAAGACCGGTGGAACCGTCGCGACCGACGAAGTCTCGTTCGCGGTGTAA
- a CDS encoding IlvD/Edd family dehydratase, producing the protein MSSDHNRELRSRSWFNDPANPGMTAIYLERYLNYGITIEELQSGKPIIGIAQSGSDLSPCNRHHLELAKRVRDGIIASGGIPLEFPVHPIQETGKRPGAALDRNLAYLGLVELLYGYPIDGVVLTIGCDKTTPSQLMAAATVNIPAIALSVGPMLNGWHDGQRTGSGTIVWKAREQLATGDIDYDEFLELVASSTNSVGFCNTMGTASTMNSLAEALGMELPGGAAIPAPYRQRAQMSYQTGARIVDLVRDDVKPSDILTRDAFLNAIAVNTAIGGSTNAPIHLQAIARHMGVDLSLSDWQTHGHDLPLLVNLQPAGEYLGEDFYRAGGVPAVVNQLMDAGAIRDDAMTVSGRTIGQNCRGAVIEQPEVIRPYRDPLMHSAGFVVMTGNIFDAAIMKTSVIDDEFRRRYLQQPGDPDAFEGTAIVFDGPEDYHARIETEPGVDARSILFMRGAGPIGYPGAAEVVNMQPPAALLQAGIGALPCIGDGRQSGTSGSPSILNASPEAAAGGNLAVLRTGDRVRVDLRKARVDMLVDDEEIAARRTKLDSAGGYRGPASQTPWQQLHRDSVGQMDAGMVMEDATGYQRIAQTKGLPRHSH; encoded by the coding sequence TTGAGTTCCGATCACAACCGCGAATTGCGTTCGCGGTCATGGTTCAACGATCCGGCGAACCCCGGAATGACGGCGATTTACCTCGAGCGCTACCTCAACTACGGGATCACGATCGAGGAATTGCAGTCCGGCAAACCCATTATCGGCATTGCCCAAAGCGGATCGGACCTCTCGCCGTGCAACCGCCACCATTTGGAGCTGGCGAAACGAGTGCGCGACGGAATTATCGCCTCCGGCGGTATTCCGCTCGAGTTCCCGGTCCACCCGATCCAAGAGACAGGCAAACGCCCCGGCGCCGCACTCGACCGGAATCTCGCCTACTTGGGTCTTGTCGAATTGCTGTACGGCTATCCGATCGACGGCGTCGTTCTCACCATCGGGTGCGATAAGACCACACCGTCCCAGCTGATGGCCGCCGCCACCGTGAACATTCCCGCGATTGCTCTCTCGGTCGGCCCCATGCTCAACGGCTGGCATGACGGACAGCGCACCGGATCCGGCACCATCGTCTGGAAGGCCCGCGAACAACTGGCCACCGGCGACATCGACTACGACGAGTTTCTGGAGCTTGTCGCGTCGTCCACCAACTCGGTCGGTTTCTGTAACACCATGGGCACCGCGTCCACCATGAATTCGCTCGCCGAGGCCCTCGGCATGGAGCTGCCGGGCGGCGCCGCCATCCCGGCGCCTTACCGGCAACGCGCGCAAATGTCCTATCAGACGGGTGCCCGGATCGTCGACCTCGTTCGGGACGACGTGAAGCCGTCCGACATTCTCACGCGCGATGCCTTCCTCAATGCCATCGCCGTCAACACGGCCATCGGCGGCTCGACTAACGCGCCCATCCATTTGCAGGCCATTGCCCGCCACATGGGAGTCGACCTGTCGTTGTCGGACTGGCAAACGCACGGCCACGACCTGCCGCTGCTGGTCAACCTGCAGCCGGCCGGCGAATATCTCGGCGAAGACTTCTACCGTGCCGGCGGCGTGCCTGCCGTCGTCAATCAGCTCATGGACGCCGGAGCCATCCGTGACGACGCCATGACCGTCAGCGGCCGGACGATAGGGCAGAACTGTCGCGGCGCCGTGATCGAGCAGCCCGAGGTCATCCGGCCCTATCGGGATCCGCTGATGCACAGTGCCGGCTTCGTCGTCATGACCGGCAACATCTTCGACGCCGCCATCATGAAGACCTCCGTCATCGACGACGAGTTCCGCCGCCGGTACCTGCAACAGCCCGGTGATCCGGACGCGTTCGAGGGGACCGCCATCGTGTTCGACGGCCCCGAGGACTACCACGCCCGGATCGAAACCGAGCCGGGCGTGGACGCCCGCAGCATCCTGTTCATGCGTGGCGCCGGACCGATCGGCTATCCGGGCGCTGCCGAGGTCGTCAACATGCAGCCGCCGGCCGCGCTGCTGCAAGCCGGGATCGGCGCGCTGCCCTGCATCGGCGACGGCCGCCAGTCGGGCACCTCCGGGTCGCCCTCCATCCTCAATGCCTCACCGGAGGCAGCGGCCGGCGGCAATCTGGCAGTCCTCCGGACGGGTGACCGGGTGCGCGTCGACTTGCGGAAAGCGCGCGTCGACATGCTCGTCGACGATGAGGAGATCGCCGCGCGGCGCACGAAGCTCGACTCGGCCGGCGGCTACCGCGGCCCTGCCTCGCAGACTCCGTGGCAGCAACTCCACAGGGACAGCGTCGGTCAAATGGACGCCGGCATGGTGATGGAGGACGCCACCGGGTATCAGCGGATCGCGCAAACAAAGGGCCTGCCGCGGCACAGTCACTAA